The following proteins come from a genomic window of Miscanthus floridulus cultivar M001 chromosome 2, ASM1932011v1, whole genome shotgun sequence:
- the LOC136536746 gene encoding induced stolen tip protein TUB8-like — MAEVEQVAARATRPPPQRVEGAPESSEGRPTPADMEAAPPPPPPPLRRTKDAVQKRLCAQGQWVVKAQAAIQRGAASARADPKEPVAQGEAAETATTQAGEEAPTPYEAEARESDGAEAPSVAEATEAEAEAPKTSEAEAMEAGASRTTEAEVAEAGAPGATEAEVAEAGVGTAERAA, encoded by the exons atggcggaggtggagcaggtggcggcgagGGCGACGCGACCACCTccgcagagggtcgagggggcgccgGAGTCCAGCGAGGGCCGGCCGACACCGGCGGACATGGAGgccgcgcctccaccaccgccgccgccgttgcggaGGACGAAGGACGCGGTGCAGAAGCGGTTAT gcgctcaaggtcaATGGGTGGTGaaggcgcaagccgccatacaacgtggcgcggcgtcggcgagggccgacccgaaggagccggtcgcccaaggagaggctgcCGAGACGGCCACGACACAAGCGGGGGAGGAAGCGCCTACGCcctacgaggccgaggcccgcgagtcagatggggccgaggcgccctcagtcgctgaggccaccgaggccgaggccgaggcccctaagacctccgaggctgaggcgatggaggccggggCGTCTAgaaccaccgaggccgaggtggcggaggccggagcccccggggccaccgaggctgaggtggcAGAGGCCGGTGTGGGCACGGCAGAGCGGGCGGCCTAG
- the LOC136526427 gene encoding uncharacterized protein isoform X3, translating into MNNAVPHAAGPRGSASVRIPAPCRSSRGRGGQSGVRADAEGMARKSMCVSCSMRQMSSRSRRSAACLPSSTPRDMGSTRRRSRRASMHCRCPPSAKYVRSLPCLAAKFKSESFVQQCGGKSGDTCKLLVAIDRSTDVVSFLSVRQWRWTHVHAADISHWDAALQQVHVYYCREKAGFQPRHNSWIDELVGSLFQKSIACAWFLSKTLCLRYTEQSIQLFARVTDFGFPLQQPQLTSTRAQRKSGLCCRWVMTWTRPTYEFAFSKPLRSTCVPLTMPRIMAPCRCLGQKQPPLTVCYLCRGDVLLLFTTDHDTSPLFLNNQLKDLKQPCE; encoded by the exons ATGAACAACGCGGTGCCCCACGCGGCGGGTCCCCGCGGCAGTGCCAGCGTCCGCATCCCAGCACCATGCCGTAGCAGCCGTGGCCGTGGGGGCCAGAGCGGGGTTCGAGCCGACGCGGAAGGCATGGCCCGTAAGAGCATGTGTGTCTCGTGCTCCATGAGACAGATGTCAAGCAGGAGCCGCCGATCTGCGGCATGTTTGCCTTCTTCGACACCGCGGGACATGGGCTCGACTAGGCGCAGATCCAGGCGGGCATCGATGCACTGCAGGTGCCCGCCGAGTGCAAAGTACGTGAGGTCGCTGCCTTGCCTGGCTGCCAAGTTCAAGAGCGAATCCTTCGTCCAGCAGTGCGGTGGCAAGAGCGGTGACACCTGCAA GTTATTGGTCGCCATTGACAGGTCCACCGATGTGGTGTCGTTCCTGTCCGTGAGGCAATGGAGATGGACACACGTGCACGCAGCGGACATAAGCCACTGGGATGCAGCCCTGCAGCAAG TGCATGTCTACTACTGTAGAGAGAAGGCAGGATTCCAACCACGGCACAACTCATGGATAGATGAG CTTGTAGGGTCCCTTTTTCAGAAAAGTATTGCTTGTGCATGGTTTCTCTCAAAG ACTCTATGCCTCCGTTACACCGAGCAAAGCATTCAGCTCTTTGCACGTGTCACAG ACTTTGGATTTCCATTACAGCAACCACAACTTACCAGCACACGCGCGCAG CGCAAATCAGGTCTGTGCTGCCGCTGGGTGATGACTTGGACTAG ACCCACCTATGAATTTGCATTTTCCAAGCCATTGCGGTCGACCTGTGTGCCTCTGACCATGCCACGCATTATGGCCCCTTGTCGTTGTTTGGGGCAGAAGCAGCCGCCGCTCACAGTGTGCTACCTGTGTAGAGGAGATGTGCTCCTTCTGTTTACTACAG ATCACGATACAAGTCCATTGTTCCTAAACAATCAGCTCAAGGATCTTAAGCAACCTTGTGAG TAA
- the LOC136526427 gene encoding uncharacterized protein isoform X1 — translation MNNAVPHAAGPRGSASVRIPAPCRSSRGRGGQSGVRADAEGMARKSMCVSCSMRQMSSRSRRSAACLPSSTPRDMGSTRRRSRRASMHCRCPPSAKYVRSLPCLAAKFKSESFVQQCGGKSGDTCKLLVAIDRSTDVVSFLSVRQWRWTHVHAADISHWDAALQQVHVYYCREKAGFQPRHNSWIDELVGSLFQKSIACAWFLSKTLCLRYTEQSIQLFARVTDFGFPLQQPQLTSTRAQRKSGLCCRWVMTWTRPTYEFAFSKPLRSTCVPLTMPRIMAPCRCLGQKQPPLTVCYLCRGDVLLLFTTDHDTSPLFLNNQLKDLKQPCEVCFSFRQGNLLITFTIFFALLHHVVMAFQVMKQLVGVVVFLKEGGAQGTQKGL, via the exons ATGAACAACGCGGTGCCCCACGCGGCGGGTCCCCGCGGCAGTGCCAGCGTCCGCATCCCAGCACCATGCCGTAGCAGCCGTGGCCGTGGGGGCCAGAGCGGGGTTCGAGCCGACGCGGAAGGCATGGCCCGTAAGAGCATGTGTGTCTCGTGCTCCATGAGACAGATGTCAAGCAGGAGCCGCCGATCTGCGGCATGTTTGCCTTCTTCGACACCGCGGGACATGGGCTCGACTAGGCGCAGATCCAGGCGGGCATCGATGCACTGCAGGTGCCCGCCGAGTGCAAAGTACGTGAGGTCGCTGCCTTGCCTGGCTGCCAAGTTCAAGAGCGAATCCTTCGTCCAGCAGTGCGGTGGCAAGAGCGGTGACACCTGCAA GTTATTGGTCGCCATTGACAGGTCCACCGATGTGGTGTCGTTCCTGTCCGTGAGGCAATGGAGATGGACACACGTGCACGCAGCGGACATAAGCCACTGGGATGCAGCCCTGCAGCAAG TGCATGTCTACTACTGTAGAGAGAAGGCAGGATTCCAACCACGGCACAACTCATGGATAGATGAG CTTGTAGGGTCCCTTTTTCAGAAAAGTATTGCTTGTGCATGGTTTCTCTCAAAG ACTCTATGCCTCCGTTACACCGAGCAAAGCATTCAGCTCTTTGCACGTGTCACAG ACTTTGGATTTCCATTACAGCAACCACAACTTACCAGCACACGCGCGCAG CGCAAATCAGGTCTGTGCTGCCGCTGGGTGATGACTTGGACTAG ACCCACCTATGAATTTGCATTTTCCAAGCCATTGCGGTCGACCTGTGTGCCTCTGACCATGCCACGCATTATGGCCCCTTGTCGTTGTTTGGGGCAGAAGCAGCCGCCGCTCACAGTGTGCTACCTGTGTAGAGGAGATGTGCTCCTTCTGTTTACTACAG ATCACGATACAAGTCCATTGTTCCTAAACAATCAGCTCAAGGATCTTAAGCAACCTTGTGAGGTTTGTTTCTCATTCCGACAAGGCAATTTGTTAATTACTTTTACTATATTTTTTGCCCTCCTGCATCACGTGGTTATGGCTTTTCAAGTAATGAAACAATTGGTGGGAGTGGTGGTTTTCCTCAAGGAAGGCGGTGCCCAAGGAACTCAGAAAGGGCTTTGA
- the LOC136526427 gene encoding uncharacterized protein isoform X2: MNNAVPHAAGPRGSASVRIPAPCRSSRGRGGQSGVRADAEGMARKSMCVSCSMRQMSSRSRRSAACLPSSTPRDMGSTRRRSRRASMHCRCPPSAKYVRSLPCLAAKFKSESFVQQCGGKSGDTCKLLVAIDRSTDVVSFLSVRQWRWTHVHAADISHWDAALQQVHVYYCREKAGFQPRHNSWIDELVGSLFQKSIACAWFLSKRKSGLCCRWVMTWTRPTYEFAFSKPLRSTCVPLTMPRIMAPCRCLGQKQPPLTVCYLCRGDVLLLFTTDHDTSPLFLNNQLKDLKQPCEVCFSFRQGNLLITFTIFFALLHHVVMAFQVMKQLVGVVVFLKEGGAQGTQKGL; this comes from the exons ATGAACAACGCGGTGCCCCACGCGGCGGGTCCCCGCGGCAGTGCCAGCGTCCGCATCCCAGCACCATGCCGTAGCAGCCGTGGCCGTGGGGGCCAGAGCGGGGTTCGAGCCGACGCGGAAGGCATGGCCCGTAAGAGCATGTGTGTCTCGTGCTCCATGAGACAGATGTCAAGCAGGAGCCGCCGATCTGCGGCATGTTTGCCTTCTTCGACACCGCGGGACATGGGCTCGACTAGGCGCAGATCCAGGCGGGCATCGATGCACTGCAGGTGCCCGCCGAGTGCAAAGTACGTGAGGTCGCTGCCTTGCCTGGCTGCCAAGTTCAAGAGCGAATCCTTCGTCCAGCAGTGCGGTGGCAAGAGCGGTGACACCTGCAA GTTATTGGTCGCCATTGACAGGTCCACCGATGTGGTGTCGTTCCTGTCCGTGAGGCAATGGAGATGGACACACGTGCACGCAGCGGACATAAGCCACTGGGATGCAGCCCTGCAGCAAG TGCATGTCTACTACTGTAGAGAGAAGGCAGGATTCCAACCACGGCACAACTCATGGATAGATGAG CTTGTAGGGTCCCTTTTTCAGAAAAGTATTGCTTGTGCATGGTTTCTCTCAAAG CGCAAATCAGGTCTGTGCTGCCGCTGGGTGATGACTTGGACTAG ACCCACCTATGAATTTGCATTTTCCAAGCCATTGCGGTCGACCTGTGTGCCTCTGACCATGCCACGCATTATGGCCCCTTGTCGTTGTTTGGGGCAGAAGCAGCCGCCGCTCACAGTGTGCTACCTGTGTAGAGGAGATGTGCTCCTTCTGTTTACTACAG ATCACGATACAAGTCCATTGTTCCTAAACAATCAGCTCAAGGATCTTAAGCAACCTTGTGAGGTTTGTTTCTCATTCCGACAAGGCAATTTGTTAATTACTTTTACTATATTTTTTGCCCTCCTGCATCACGTGGTTATGGCTTTTCAAGTAATGAAACAATTGGTGGGAGTGGTGGTTTTCCTCAAGGAAGGCGGTGCCCAAGGAACTCAGAAAGGGCTTTGA
- the LOC136526427 gene encoding uncharacterized protein isoform X5, translated as MNNAVPHAAGPRGSASVRIPAPCRSSRGRGGQSGVRADAEGMARKSMCVSCSMRQMSSRSRRSAACLPSSTPRDMGSTRRRSRRASMHCRCPPSAKYVRSLPCLAAKFKSESFVQQCGGKSGDTCKLLVAIDRSTDVVSFLSVRQWRWTHVHAADISHWDAALQQVHVYYCREKAGFQPRHNSWIDELVGSLFQKSIACAWFLSKTLCLRYTEQSIQLFARVTADFGFPLQQPQLTSTRAQNSANQVCAAAG; from the exons ATGAACAACGCGGTGCCCCACGCGGCGGGTCCCCGCGGCAGTGCCAGCGTCCGCATCCCAGCACCATGCCGTAGCAGCCGTGGCCGTGGGGGCCAGAGCGGGGTTCGAGCCGACGCGGAAGGCATGGCCCGTAAGAGCATGTGTGTCTCGTGCTCCATGAGACAGATGTCAAGCAGGAGCCGCCGATCTGCGGCATGTTTGCCTTCTTCGACACCGCGGGACATGGGCTCGACTAGGCGCAGATCCAGGCGGGCATCGATGCACTGCAGGTGCCCGCCGAGTGCAAAGTACGTGAGGTCGCTGCCTTGCCTGGCTGCCAAGTTCAAGAGCGAATCCTTCGTCCAGCAGTGCGGTGGCAAGAGCGGTGACACCTGCAA GTTATTGGTCGCCATTGACAGGTCCACCGATGTGGTGTCGTTCCTGTCCGTGAGGCAATGGAGATGGACACACGTGCACGCAGCGGACATAAGCCACTGGGATGCAGCCCTGCAGCAAG TGCATGTCTACTACTGTAGAGAGAAGGCAGGATTCCAACCACGGCACAACTCATGGATAGATGAG CTTGTAGGGTCCCTTTTTCAGAAAAGTATTGCTTGTGCATGGTTTCTCTCAAAG ACTCTATGCCTCCGTTACACCGAGCAAAGCATTCAGCTCTTTGCACGTGTCACAG CAGACTTTGGATTTCCATTACAGCAACCACAACTTACCAGCACACGCGCGCAG AATAGCGCAAATCAGGTCTGTGCTGCCGCTGGGTGA
- the LOC136526427 gene encoding uncharacterized protein isoform X6, with amino-acid sequence MNNAVPHAAGPRGSASVRIPAPCRSSRGRGGQSGVRADAEGMARKSMCVSCSMRQMSSRSRRSAACLPSSTPRDMGSTRRRSRRASMHCRCPPSAKYVRSLPCLAAKFKSESFVQQCGGKSGDTCKLLVAIDRSTDVVSFLSVRQWRWTHVHAADISHWDAALQQVHVYYCREKAGFQPRHNSWIDELVGSLFQKSIACAWFLSKTLCLRYTEQSIQLFARVTDFGFPLQQPQLTSTRAQNSANQVCAAAG; translated from the exons ATGAACAACGCGGTGCCCCACGCGGCGGGTCCCCGCGGCAGTGCCAGCGTCCGCATCCCAGCACCATGCCGTAGCAGCCGTGGCCGTGGGGGCCAGAGCGGGGTTCGAGCCGACGCGGAAGGCATGGCCCGTAAGAGCATGTGTGTCTCGTGCTCCATGAGACAGATGTCAAGCAGGAGCCGCCGATCTGCGGCATGTTTGCCTTCTTCGACACCGCGGGACATGGGCTCGACTAGGCGCAGATCCAGGCGGGCATCGATGCACTGCAGGTGCCCGCCGAGTGCAAAGTACGTGAGGTCGCTGCCTTGCCTGGCTGCCAAGTTCAAGAGCGAATCCTTCGTCCAGCAGTGCGGTGGCAAGAGCGGTGACACCTGCAA GTTATTGGTCGCCATTGACAGGTCCACCGATGTGGTGTCGTTCCTGTCCGTGAGGCAATGGAGATGGACACACGTGCACGCAGCGGACATAAGCCACTGGGATGCAGCCCTGCAGCAAG TGCATGTCTACTACTGTAGAGAGAAGGCAGGATTCCAACCACGGCACAACTCATGGATAGATGAG CTTGTAGGGTCCCTTTTTCAGAAAAGTATTGCTTGTGCATGGTTTCTCTCAAAG ACTCTATGCCTCCGTTACACCGAGCAAAGCATTCAGCTCTTTGCACGTGTCACAG ACTTTGGATTTCCATTACAGCAACCACAACTTACCAGCACACGCGCGCAG AATAGCGCAAATCAGGTCTGTGCTGCCGCTGGGTGA
- the LOC136526427 gene encoding uncharacterized protein isoform X4: MNNAVPHAAGPRGSASVRIPAPCRSSRGRGGQSGVRADAEGMARKSMCVSCSMRQMSSRSRRSAACLPSSTPRDMGSTRRRSRRASMHCRCPPSAKYVRSLPCLAAKFKSESFVQQCGGKSGDTCKLLVAIDRSTDVVSFLSVRQWRWTHVHAADISHWDAALQQVHVYYCREKAGFQPRHNSWIDELVGSLFQKSIACAWFLSKTLCLRYTEQSIQLFARVTADFGFPLQQPQLTSTRAQVTAYFPFYTACAYTLMSHLLLSIYFLYAVMYIYYGLYSFSLNATSNFL; the protein is encoded by the exons ATGAACAACGCGGTGCCCCACGCGGCGGGTCCCCGCGGCAGTGCCAGCGTCCGCATCCCAGCACCATGCCGTAGCAGCCGTGGCCGTGGGGGCCAGAGCGGGGTTCGAGCCGACGCGGAAGGCATGGCCCGTAAGAGCATGTGTGTCTCGTGCTCCATGAGACAGATGTCAAGCAGGAGCCGCCGATCTGCGGCATGTTTGCCTTCTTCGACACCGCGGGACATGGGCTCGACTAGGCGCAGATCCAGGCGGGCATCGATGCACTGCAGGTGCCCGCCGAGTGCAAAGTACGTGAGGTCGCTGCCTTGCCTGGCTGCCAAGTTCAAGAGCGAATCCTTCGTCCAGCAGTGCGGTGGCAAGAGCGGTGACACCTGCAA GTTATTGGTCGCCATTGACAGGTCCACCGATGTGGTGTCGTTCCTGTCCGTGAGGCAATGGAGATGGACACACGTGCACGCAGCGGACATAAGCCACTGGGATGCAGCCCTGCAGCAAG TGCATGTCTACTACTGTAGAGAGAAGGCAGGATTCCAACCACGGCACAACTCATGGATAGATGAG CTTGTAGGGTCCCTTTTTCAGAAAAGTATTGCTTGTGCATGGTTTCTCTCAAAG ACTCTATGCCTCCGTTACACCGAGCAAAGCATTCAGCTCTTTGCACGTGTCACAG CAGACTTTGGATTTCCATTACAGCAACCACAACTTACCAGCACACGCGCGCAGGTTACTGCCTATTTTCCGTTCTATACGGCATGTGCATACACTTTGATGTCTCATCTCCTTCTATCTATTTATTTTTTATACGCTGTGATGTATATATACTACGGGTTATATAGTTTCTCACTGAATGCTACTTCTAATTTTCTCTAA